From the genome of Papaver somniferum cultivar HN1 chromosome 2, ASM357369v1, whole genome shotgun sequence, one region includes:
- the LOC113350073 gene encoding folate-biopterin transporter 1, chloroplastic-like produces MAFIRNSSSLLASTFTSQNPFFFFFPSLSPTFSQIHRQKHNKLTCKSKPTRRKSRQKSSSEKDMSVSLQIPPSEEGASLLGSRTSSRSHLPSSEKGEVLVTDKEGETCSSSKASGRKKKPYISFFGVDLSPDNIAVSMVYFVQGVLGLSRLAVSFYLKDDLHLDPAETAVVTGVSALPWLIKPLYGFISDSVPLFGYRRRSYLVLSGLLGALSWSLMASLVDDKYGAAFCILLGSLSVAFSDVVVDSMVVERARGESQSTSGSLQSLCWGSSAFGGIVSAYFSGSLVDAYGVRFVFGITALLPLITSAVAVLVKEKPTSRSTGGYNLSLVGAGFFESSKQNIIQLLGAIRQPNIFLPTLFIFLWQATPHSESAMFYFTTNKLGFTPEFLGRVKLVTSVASLLGVGLYNGFLKNVPMRKIFLVTTIIGSALGMTQVILVTGLNRQFGISDEWFAVGDSLIITVLGQASFMPVLVLAARLCPAGMEATLFATLMSISNGGSVIGGLLGAGLTQLLGVTRDSFNNLTFLIVICNLSSLLPLPLLGLLPKDIPDTKPDENGDVEMKSN; encoded by the exons ATGGCATTCATAAGAAACTCCAGTTCACTTCTCGCTTCCACTTTCACTTCCCaaaaccctttcttcttcttcttcccttctcTCTCTCCTACTTTCTCTCAGATCCACCGGCAAAAACACAACAAACTCACATGTAAATCAAAACCCACCCGCCGGAAATCTAGACAAAAATCTTCCTCGGAAAAAGACATGTCTGTCAGCTTACAAATTCCTCCATCGGAAGAAGGAGCATCTTTGCTTGGATCTAGAACAT CGTCGAGGAGTCACTTACCTTCTTCGGAGAAAGGAGAAGTATTAGTGACTGATAAAGAAGGTGAAACATGCTCTTCCAGTAAAGCTAGTGGACGGAAAAAGAAACCTTACATATCGTTCTTTGGGGTGGATTTATCCCCAGATAATATTGCGGTTTCAATGGTATATTTTGTACAGGGTGTTTTAGGCCTCTCTAGGCTTGCAGTGAGCTTTTACTTAAAAGATGACCTCCACCTAGATCCGGCAGAG ACAGCAGTGGTAACTGGTGTATCTGCATTGCCGTGGCTTATCAAACCTCTGTATGGATTCATTAG TGATTCTGTCCCACTCTTTGGTTACCGAAGAAGGTCATACCTTGTTCTATCTGGGCTGCTCGGAGCACTATCATGGTCTTTGATGGCTTCCCTCGTTGATGACAAGTATGGCGCTGCTTTCTGCATTCTTCTTGGATCTCTATCTGTTGCCTTTTCTGATGTG GTTGTAGATTCCATGGTTGTTGAACGGGCTCGTGGTGAATCACAAAGCACGTCTGGCTCTCTTCAGTCTTTATGTTGGGGATCCTCAGCTTTCGGTGGGATAGTTAGTGCTTATTTTAGCGGCTCCCTGGTTGATGCTTATGGTGTTAG GTTTGTTTTCGGGATCACGGCATTGCTTCCACTGATAACGTCTGCTGTTGCTGTTCTTGTTAAAGAAAAACCCACGTCTAGGTCTACAGGAGGATATAATCTTTCTTTAGTGGGTGCAGGATTTTTTGAGAGCTCAAAGCAGAATATTATTCAGTTATTGGGTGCCATCCGGCAGCCAAATATATTTTtgcccaccttattcattttcctcTGGCAAGCTACACCTCATTCAGAGTCTGCTATGTTTTACTTTAC tACGAACAAACTTGGCTTCACCCCGGAATTTCTTGGTCGTGTCAAGCTTGTCACTTCGGTTGCATCATTACTAGGTGTAGGACTGTACAATGGATTTTTGAAGAATGTTCCAATGCGAAAGATTTTTCTTGTGACCACCATTATAGGTTCAGCACTAGGGATGACACAG GTTATACTTGTTACTGGATTAAATCGACAATTTGGCATAAGTGACGAGTGGTTTGCTGTCGGGGATTCTTTAATCATTACAGTTCTTGGTCAG GCATCATTCATGCCTGTTTTAGTGTTGGCTGCAAGATTATGTCCCGCTGGTATGGAAGCAACACTATTTGCAACTCTCATGTCCATCTCAAATGGAGGGAGTGTCATAGGGGGGCTGTTAGGAGCTGGCCTGACACAGCTTCTGGGTGTCACAAGAGACAGCTTTAATAACTTGACATTCTTGATAGTTATCTGCAATCTCAGCTCGTTGTTGCCATTGCCTCTCCTTGGTCTTCTTCCCAAAGACATTCCAGATACCAAGCCTGACGAGAATGGAGATGTCGAGATGAAGTCAAATTGA